From a single Flavobacterium sp. genomic region:
- a CDS encoding LysM peptidoglycan-binding domain-containing protein, whose amino-acid sequence MKAIQIIFFLFFLGSSFVYSQKTIKHTVVEGESIYSIAKKYKVSESDIYELNPKSKGALLQLKTVLLIPNKKNKSKDKKEVASSKNTNSEIHTVESGESLYKIAKKYNITLEKLIELNPDIKPEAIQIGDEIVVLAKKKIAKPKKKKAIEDVKIDVPSTNKDTNLCLDELGNQFHIVQKGETLYQLSKKYKVSVRDLEEMNPEIVANLPIGYEVVIKKGNVELEKNQNIVVEVPKEAGEISFENLSKVEFLIAKASQYLGTRYRGGGTTSAGFDCSGLMFTTFKNIDMTLPRSSSAMAVGAGYRIDRDQAQKGDLIFFTTNGRGSVNHVGMITEINGDEIKFIHSSVQAGVIISSSEEPYYKRRFVQINRVIEN is encoded by the coding sequence ATGAAGGCTATACAAATTATATTTTTTTTATTTTTCCTAGGTTCTAGCTTTGTTTATTCGCAAAAGACGATTAAGCACACTGTAGTAGAAGGAGAATCTATTTATTCTATTGCTAAAAAATATAAGGTTAGTGAGTCTGATATTTATGAATTAAATCCCAAATCAAAAGGCGCTTTGCTACAATTAAAAACGGTTTTGTTAATTCCAAATAAGAAAAACAAATCAAAAGATAAGAAAGAAGTTGCTTCCTCAAAGAATACAAATTCAGAAATTCATACTGTAGAATCAGGCGAATCACTTTATAAAATAGCAAAGAAATACAATATTACTTTAGAAAAACTAATCGAATTAAATCCAGATATTAAACCGGAAGCTATCCAAATAGGTGATGAAATTGTAGTTTTAGCAAAAAAAAAAATTGCAAAACCTAAAAAAAAGAAAGCTATTGAAGATGTGAAAATAGATGTTCCATCAACTAATAAAGATACTAATTTATGTTTAGACGAATTAGGAAATCAGTTTCATATAGTGCAAAAAGGGGAGACGTTGTATCAACTTTCAAAAAAATATAAAGTTAGTGTTAGAGATTTGGAAGAAATGAATCCTGAAATTGTTGCTAATTTACCAATTGGATATGAAGTTGTTATTAAAAAAGGAAATGTTGAATTAGAAAAAAATCAAAATATTGTGGTTGAAGTTCCAAAAGAAGCTGGTGAAATTTCTTTTGAAAATCTTTCTAAAGTTGAATTTTTAATTGCTAAGGCTTCTCAGTATCTTGGTACTCGTTATAGAGGCGGAGGTACCACAAGTGCGGGCTTTGATTGTTCTGGTTTGATGTTTACTACCTTTAAAAATATTGATATGACATTACCTCGTTCTTCAAGTGCAATGGCTGTAGGAGCAGGTTATAGAATTGATAGAGATCAGGCTCAAAAAGGCGATTTGATTTTTTTTACAACTAATGGAAGAGGAAGTGTTAATCATGTTGGAATGATAACAGAAATAAATGGTGATGAAATTAAATTCATTCATTCTTCAGTTCAAGCAGGGGTTATTATTTCATCAAGCGAAGAACCTTATTATAAAAGACGTTTTGTTCAAATTAACAGAGTTATAGAGAATTAA
- a CDS encoding peptidylprolyl isomerase gives MYKIIMKISRLLIFAFLLVSCFLSAQTKEVLFTIDNHAFYTDEFIRVYNKNLDLVKDDSQKDLDKYLELFLGYKLKVEKANKLGLQNGTTYQNELKSYRNQLSKNYLNDSKVTNELVREAYERMQQEVRASHILILVDEGASPEDTLKAYTKVLDIKKRLEAGEDFISVAQQFSEDPSVKENNGDLGYFSAFRMVYTFENAAFNTNVGQISKPFRTRFGYHIVKVVDKRVNRGEVTVAHIMIVKQNDAAQNEKAKTTIDDIYKKIQQGESFETLAQQFSEDKSSAPKGGVLQRFGSGQLSSEVFENVAFGLNDKNQISVPFESQFGWHIVKLIEKHPVRLFDEMKVELEEKIRKDERSMLITNSLAKTMRAKYKVTKDVKLLAKIKAVVTDEFYSQTWVAPEKNKDANGTILIINNDKKVNSKLFIDFIASKQKANIKTRPVSKLVDELFEKFIDEQLMAYYNENLENEFPEFKNVMDEYRDGLLLFDLMEKEIWNRAKNDTIGLQDFFQKNSKNYQWKKRYNVDILSSTDKKIVEKAQKFLAKGKSLDYIKEQLNKDGKVNVMSKSGLYEEDYDVLSNFQNLSKGVTNIIAKDQYFFVVNVTDTKPAGVKELSECKGKVISDYQQFLENNWVDELKSEFTIKINTDVFSKVKNQLKN, from the coding sequence ATGTATAAAATAATTATGAAAATTAGTCGACTACTTATTTTTGCTTTTTTATTAGTGTCTTGTTTTTTATCGGCACAAACCAAAGAAGTTTTATTTACAATTGACAATCATGCTTTTTACACTGATGAATTCATAAGAGTGTATAATAAAAATTTAGATTTAGTTAAAGATGATTCTCAAAAAGATTTAGACAAGTATTTAGAATTGTTTTTAGGCTACAAATTAAAAGTTGAAAAAGCGAATAAACTTGGTTTGCAAAATGGGACAACTTATCAAAATGAATTGAAGTCTTACAGAAATCAATTGTCAAAGAATTATCTAAACGATTCAAAAGTAACTAACGAACTTGTTCGAGAAGCCTACGAAAGAATGCAACAAGAAGTTAGAGCTTCGCATATTTTAATTTTGGTTGACGAAGGTGCCTCACCTGAAGATACTTTAAAAGCATACACAAAAGTTTTAGATATTAAAAAAAGATTAGAAGCTGGAGAGGATTTCATTTCGGTAGCGCAACAATTTTCTGAAGACCCTTCAGTTAAAGAAAATAATGGTGATTTAGGTTATTTTTCTGCTTTTAGAATGGTTTATACATTTGAAAATGCTGCATTTAATACAAATGTTGGTCAGATTTCTAAACCTTTTCGTACCCGTTTTGGCTATCATATTGTAAAAGTGGTTGACAAAAGAGTAAATAGAGGAGAAGTTACGGTTGCTCATATTATGATTGTTAAACAAAATGATGCGGCTCAAAATGAAAAAGCAAAAACTACAATTGATGATATTTATAAAAAAATTCAACAAGGTGAAAGTTTTGAAACGTTAGCACAACAATTTTCAGAAGACAAATCTTCAGCTCCAAAAGGAGGTGTTTTACAGCGTTTTGGTTCAGGACAATTGAGTTCTGAAGTTTTTGAAAATGTTGCATTTGGCTTGAATGATAAAAATCAAATTTCAGTTCCTTTTGAATCGCAATTTGGTTGGCATATTGTTAAACTAATTGAAAAACATCCTGTTCGTTTATTTGATGAAATGAAAGTGGAATTAGAAGAGAAAATCAGAAAAGATGAGCGTTCAATGCTGATTACAAATTCTTTGGCTAAAACAATGAGAGCAAAATACAAAGTAACTAAAGATGTAAAATTATTAGCTAAAATTAAAGCTGTAGTTACGGATGAATTTTATTCTCAAACTTGGGTGGCTCCAGAAAAAAACAAAGATGCAAACGGAACTATTTTAATTATTAATAATGATAAAAAAGTAAATTCTAAATTATTTATCGATTTCATTGCTTCTAAACAAAAGGCAAATATTAAAACTAGACCTGTTTCTAAATTAGTTGATGAATTATTTGAAAAATTTATTGATGAACAATTAATGGCTTACTATAATGAAAATTTAGAAAATGAATTTCCAGAGTTTAAAAATGTAATGGATGAATACAGAGATGGTTTGTTATTATTTGATTTAATGGAAAAGGAAATATGGAACAGAGCTAAAAATGACACTATTGGTTTGCAAGATTTCTTTCAAAAGAACAGTAAAAATTACCAATGGAAGAAAAGATATAATGTAGATATATTATCATCAACTGATAAGAAAATTGTAGAAAAAGCTCAAAAATTTTTAGCAAAAGGAAAATCTTTAGATTACATTAAAGAGCAATTGAATAAAGATGGCAAAGTTAATGTAATGTCAAAGTCAGGTTTGTATGAAGAAGATTATGATGTTTTGTCTAATTTTCAAAATCTATCTAAAGGTGTAACTAATATCATTGCCAAAGATCAATACTTTTTTGTTGTTAATGTGACAGATACAAAGCCAGCAGGAGTAAAAGAATTGTCTGAATGTAAAGGGAAAGTTATTAGTGATTATCAACAATTTTTGGAGAATAATTGGGTTGATGAATTAAAAAGTGAATTTACAATAAAGATTAATACTGACGTTTTTTCGAAGGTAAAAAATCAATTAAAAAACTAG
- a CDS encoding peptidylprolyl isomerase yields MKFMNKKILVILLFVTSVVAVAQPKKLKVDGVVAVVGDYVVLDSDIDLDYITLKAQGVDVKDITRCELFGKQLEDKLYAHQAIQDSIVVTDAEVNSYLNEQLDAAVEQIGSIEKVVKYYNKKNVDELRSHFFDAVKMNKLTSQMQKKIVDAVEITPEEVRNFFKTIPADEIPTFGAEMEVAQIVVNPIIEESEKKRVLDKLNEIRQDVLNGSSFFSKAVLFSEDPGSSSNGGFYKMNRKTAFVKEFKDVAFSLAEGEISAPFETEFGYHIIMVEKIKGQEVELRHILISPKVSTQAMKDAKEKIEQIRNKIINKEITFAEAAKSSSDQKETRNSGGVLLNPRTMEPRFELTKMDPVLYAQVSALKDNEISLPILDEERGAGKFYKIITVNNRIEEHQADFSRDYIKIKELALRDKQIKEIAKWTEEKIKETYIKISDDYKDCEFANNWFKK; encoded by the coding sequence ATGAAATTTATGAATAAAAAGATACTAGTAATACTGTTATTTGTTACTTCAGTTGTAGCAGTTGCTCAACCTAAAAAGCTTAAAGTAGATGGTGTAGTTGCGGTTGTAGGAGATTATGTTGTGTTAGATTCTGATATTGATTTAGATTATATCACACTTAAAGCGCAAGGTGTAGATGTTAAAGATATTACACGTTGTGAGTTGTTTGGAAAACAGCTTGAAGATAAGTTATATGCACATCAAGCTATTCAAGATAGTATTGTGGTAACCGATGCAGAAGTTAATTCATACTTGAACGAACAGTTAGATGCTGCTGTTGAACAAATTGGTTCAATTGAAAAAGTAGTAAAATATTACAACAAAAAGAATGTAGATGAGTTAAGAAGCCATTTTTTCGATGCTGTTAAAATGAACAAACTGACTTCTCAAATGCAAAAAAAAATTGTTGATGCAGTTGAAATTACACCAGAAGAAGTTAGAAATTTCTTTAAAACTATTCCAGCAGATGAAATTCCAACATTTGGAGCAGAAATGGAAGTGGCTCAAATTGTAGTTAATCCAATTATTGAAGAAAGTGAAAAGAAAAGAGTATTGGATAAACTAAATGAAATTCGTCAAGATGTTTTAAATGGTTCTAGTTTTTTTAGTAAAGCTGTTTTGTTTTCTGAAGATCCAGGTTCAAGTTCAAATGGAGGTTTTTATAAAATGAATCGTAAAACTGCTTTTGTTAAAGAATTTAAAGATGTTGCATTTAGCTTAGCTGAAGGAGAAATTTCTGCACCATTTGAAACAGAATTTGGTTATCATATTATAATGGTAGAAAAAATTAAAGGACAAGAAGTAGAATTACGTCACATTCTTATTTCACCAAAAGTTTCTACGCAAGCCATGAAAGATGCTAAAGAGAAAATAGAACAAATTAGAAATAAAATCATAAATAAAGAAATTACGTTTGCAGAAGCGGCAAAATCATCTTCAGATCAAAAAGAAACACGTAATAGTGGTGGTGTTTTGTTAAATCCAAGAACAATGGAACCTAGATTTGAATTAACTAAAATGGATCCTGTTTTATATGCGCAAGTTTCTGCATTAAAGGATAATGAAATTTCATTACCAATATTAGATGAGGAAAGAGGTGCTGGTAAGTTTTATAAAATAATTACAGTTAATAATAGAATTGAAGAGCATCAGGCTGATTTTTCTAGAGATTATATTAAAATTAAAGAATTAGCACTTAGAGATAAGCAAATCAAAGAAATTGCAAAATGGACAGAAGAAAAAATCAAAGAAACGTATATTAAGATTTCGGATGATTATAAAGATTGTGAGTTTGCAAACAATTGGTTTAAGAAATAA
- a CDS encoding bifunctional 5,10-methylenetetrahydrofolate dehydrogenase/5,10-methenyltetrahydrofolate cyclohydrolase, with the protein MQLLDGKKVSEDIKNEIAAEVAQMKANGEKVPHLAAIIVGNDGASLTYVGSKVKSCERVGFESTLIKMPSTTSETELLKKIKELNENDAIDGFIVQLPLPKQIDTQKIIEAINPSKDVDGFHPENFGKMALDMSTFIPATPFGILELLERYNVPTDGKHTVVIGRSHIVGRPMGILMGRKGFPGNSTVTVTHSHSKNINQITSQADIIISALGVPNFLKAEMVKDDVVVIDVGITRVEDETTEKGYRIVGDVDFENVSKKASYITPVPGGVGPMTIAMLLKNTLLAREQKRNR; encoded by the coding sequence ATGCAATTATTAGACGGAAAAAAAGTATCGGAAGATATTAAAAATGAAATCGCTGCTGAGGTAGCTCAAATGAAAGCTAATGGTGAAAAAGTTCCTCATTTAGCAGCCATCATTGTTGGTAATGATGGAGCGAGTTTAACGTATGTGGGAAGTAAAGTAAAATCGTGCGAGCGAGTTGGTTTTGAATCTACTTTGATTAAAATGCCAAGCACAACTTCAGAAACAGAACTTTTGAAAAAAATCAAAGAATTGAACGAAAATGATGCTATTGATGGATTCATTGTTCAGTTGCCTTTACCAAAACAAATCGACACCCAAAAAATCATTGAAGCTATTAATCCAAGTAAAGATGTAGATGGTTTCCATCCAGAAAACTTTGGAAAAATGGCGTTAGATATGTCTACTTTTATTCCAGCAACTCCGTTTGGAATTTTAGAATTATTAGAACGATACAATGTTCCAACCGATGGAAAACACACCGTAGTTATCGGAAGAAGTCATATTGTAGGTAGACCAATGGGAATTTTAATGGGAAGAAAAGGATTTCCTGGGAATTCAACAGTAACAGTTACGCACAGCCATTCTAAAAACATCAACCAAATAACTTCGCAAGCAGATATTATAATTTCAGCATTAGGTGTTCCCAACTTCTTAAAAGCAGAAATGGTAAAAGACGATGTAGTTGTAATTGATGTAGGAATCACAAGAGTTGAAGACGAAACCACCGAGAAAGGCTATAGAATTGTGGGTGATGTAGATTTTGAAAACGTTTCCAAAAAAGCGTCTTACATTACGCCAGTTCCAGGTGGAGTAGGACCAATGACCATTGCAATGTTGTTAAAAAACACTTTGTTAGCAAGAGAACAAAAGAGAAATAGATAA
- a CDS encoding peptide chain release factor 3 yields MSFIEEIARRRTFGIISHPDAGKTTLTEKLLLFGGAIQEAGAVKSNKIKKGATSDFMEIERQRGISVATSVLAFNYQNKKINILDTPGHKDFAEDTFRTLTAVDSVIVVIDVAKGVEEQTEKLVEVCRMRNIPMIVFINKLDREGKDAFDLMDEVEQKLKLRVTPLSFPIGMGYDFKGIYNIWEKNINLFEGDSRKNIEETIAFNDINSPELEKIIGEKPANRLREELELIEEVYPAFSREEYLEGDLQPVFFGSALNNFGVRELLDCFVEIAPTPRAKESDTRLVQPEEQKLSGFVFKIHANMDPKHRDRLAFIKIVSGTFEKNKPYLHVRLGKNLKFSSPNAFFAEKKEIVDISYPGDIVGLHDTGNFKIGDTLTEGEIMNFKGIPSFSPEHFRYINNADPLKSKQLEKGVDQLMDEGVAQLFTLEMNGRKVIGTVGALQYEVIQYRLEHEYGAKCTYENFPAFKACWVKPQDPKNVEFAEFKRVKQKFLGHDKYGQLVFLADSDFSIQMTQQKYPTVELFFTSDYQKR; encoded by the coding sequence ATGAGTTTTATAGAAGAAATTGCAAGAAGACGAACTTTTGGAATTATATCGCATCCCGATGCTGGAAAAACAACTTTAACAGAAAAATTATTGTTGTTTGGTGGCGCAATTCAAGAAGCTGGAGCGGTAAAAAGTAATAAAATTAAAAAAGGAGCTACTTCCGACTTCATGGAAATTGAAAGACAAAGAGGGATTTCGGTAGCAACTTCTGTTTTGGCTTTTAACTATCAAAACAAAAAAATCAACATTTTAGACACGCCTGGTCACAAGGATTTTGCAGAAGATACGTTTAGAACGTTAACAGCTGTAGATAGTGTTATTGTAGTAATAGACGTAGCAAAAGGGGTTGAGGAACAAACAGAAAAACTAGTTGAAGTTTGTAGAATGAGAAACATTCCTATGATTGTTTTCATCAACAAATTAGACCGTGAAGGTAAAGATGCATTTGATTTGATGGACGAAGTGGAGCAAAAATTAAAACTTCGCGTAACACCATTGAGTTTCCCTATTGGAATGGGGTATGATTTTAAAGGTATTTACAATATTTGGGAAAAGAACATCAACCTTTTCGAGGGCGATAGTCGTAAAAACATTGAAGAAACGATTGCTTTTAACGACATTAATAGTCCAGAATTAGAGAAAATTATTGGCGAAAAACCAGCAAATCGCTTACGTGAAGAATTAGAATTAATTGAAGAAGTATATCCAGCATTTAGCCGTGAAGAATATTTAGAAGGCGATTTACAACCCGTTTTCTTTGGTTCGGCTTTGAATAATTTTGGAGTTCGTGAATTATTAGACTGTTTTGTCGAAATTGCGCCAACACCAAGAGCTAAAGAATCAGACACAAGATTAGTTCAACCTGAAGAACAAAAATTAAGCGGATTTGTATTTAAAATTCATGCTAACATGGATCCAAAACATAGAGACCGTTTAGCGTTCATTAAAATTGTATCAGGAACGTTTGAAAAAAACAAACCTTATTTACATGTTCGTTTAGGAAAAAATTTAAAATTCTCAAGTCCAAATGCTTTTTTTGCTGAGAAAAAAGAAATTGTAGACATATCGTATCCTGGTGATATTGTAGGTTTGCATGACACTGGAAACTTCAAGATTGGAGATACGTTAACCGAAGGAGAAATTATGAATTTTAAAGGAATTCCAAGTTTTTCTCCAGAGCATTTTAGATACATCAATAACGCAGATCCATTAAAATCGAAACAATTAGAAAAAGGAGTTGACCAGTTAATGGACGAAGGTGTAGCGCAGTTGTTTACCTTAGAAATGAACGGAAGAAAAGTAATTGGAACCGTAGGAGCGCTTCAATACGAAGTTATCCAATACCGTTTAGAACATGAATATGGTGCGAAATGTACGTATGAAAACTTCCCTGCGTTTAAAGCGTGTTGGGTAAAACCTCAAGATCCTAAAAATGTAGAATTTGCCGAATTTAAACGTGTAAAACAAAAATTCTTAGGTCATGATAAATACGGACAATTGGTTTTTTTAGCCGATAGCGATTTCTCTATACAAATGACCCAACAGAAATACCCAACAGTAGAATTATTCTTTACTTCGGATTATCAGAAGAGATAA
- a CDS encoding AAA family ATPase, with protein sequence MSDVTIIQELVQKQKALKQEIAKVIVGQDEVVHQIVLSIFSGGHALLVGVPGLAKTLMVNTISQALGLDFKRIQFTPDLMPSDILGSEILDENRHFKFIKGPIFSNIILADEINRTPPKTQAALLEAMQERAVTVAGRHYKLDLPYFVLATQNPIEQEGTYPLPEAQLDRFMFAIKLDYPSFQEEVDVVKATTSNLKPVVNPLFTAEEIIDFQNVIRKMPVTDNVIEYAVTLVSKTRPDNPLSNEFVKTYIDWGAGPRASQNLILAAKTNAAFNGKYSPDIEDVKAVATGILRHRIVKNYKADAEGITEEDIIKKLF encoded by the coding sequence ATGTCAGACGTAACAATCATTCAGGAATTAGTTCAAAAACAAAAAGCTTTAAAACAAGAAATTGCTAAAGTAATAGTTGGTCAGGATGAAGTAGTGCATCAAATTGTGTTAAGTATTTTTTCTGGCGGACATGCCTTATTGGTTGGTGTGCCTGGTTTAGCAAAAACATTAATGGTGAATACTATTTCCCAAGCTTTAGGCTTAGATTTTAAACGTATTCAATTTACACCTGATTTAATGCCATCTGATATATTGGGTAGTGAGATTTTAGATGAAAACCGCCATTTTAAATTCATTAAAGGACCAATTTTTTCTAATATTATCTTGGCGGATGAAATCAATAGAACGCCACCTAAAACACAAGCAGCTTTGCTTGAGGCAATGCAAGAACGTGCAGTTACGGTGGCAGGTCGTCATTATAAATTAGATTTGCCTTATTTTGTTTTAGCAACTCAAAATCCTATTGAACAAGAAGGAACTTATCCATTACCTGAAGCACAATTAGATCGTTTTATGTTTGCTATAAAATTAGATTATCCTTCTTTTCAAGAAGAAGTTGATGTGGTAAAAGCAACAACTTCCAATCTTAAACCTGTTGTTAATCCTTTGTTTACTGCTGAAGAAATTATTGATTTTCAGAATGTTATTCGTAAGATGCCTGTCACAGATAATGTAATTGAATACGCTGTAACATTGGTGAGTAAAACACGTCCAGATAATCCACTCTCAAATGAATTTGTAAAAACGTATATCGATTGGGGTGCTGGTCCTCGTGCGTCGCAAAATTTAATTTTAGCGGCTAAAACCAATGCTGCTTTTAATGGAAAGTATTCCCCTGATATAGAAGATGTAAAAGCTGTTGCAACAGGAATTCTTCGTCACAGAATAGTGAAAAATTATAAAGCAGATGCTGAAGGTATTACAGAAGAAGATATAATAAAAAAGCTGTTTTAA
- a CDS encoding bifunctional aconitate hydratase 2/2-methylisocitrate dehydratase: MSLDNNTSLYKEYLKEIEDRKTQGLHPKPIDGADLLNEIISQIKDITNADREDSLKFFIYNVVPGTTPAAAKKAEFLKEIILGESAVNEISTAFAFELLSHMKGGPSIKVLLDLALGNNESIAKDAAEVLKTQVYLYEADTDRLAAAYKDGSAIAKDILESYAKAEFFTKLPEVAEEIKVVTFIAGEGDISTDLLSPGNQAHSRSDRELHGKCFISPAAQQGIEALKAQHPDKSVMLIAEKGTMGVGSSRMSGVNNVALWSGKQASPYVPFINIAPIVAGTNGISPIFLTTVDVTGGIGIDLKNWVKKTDANGELVRDVNGDPILEQVYSVASGTVLTINTKTKKLYSGDHELIDISRSFTPQKMEFIKAGGSYAIVFGKKLQTFASKMLGIDIVPVFAPSKEVSIAGQGLTAVEKIFNKNAVGNTPGKVLHARSDVRVTVNIVGSQDTTGLMTSQELESMAATVISPIVDGAYQSGCHTASVWDNKSKANIPRLMKFMNDFGLITARDPKGVYPAMTDVIHKVLNDITVDEWAIIIGGDSHTRMSKGVAFGADSGTVALALATGEASMPIPESVKVTFKGHMENYMDFRDVVHATQSQMLQQFGGENVFQGRIIEVHIGTLTADQAFTFTDWTAEMKAKASICISEDDTLIESLEIAKGRIQIMIDKGMDNEKQVLKGLINIANKRIAEIKSGEKPALTPDANAKYYAEVVIDLDIINEPMIADPDVNNADVSKRYTHDTIRPLSFYGGTKKVDLGFIGSCMVHKGDMKILAQMLKNVEAQTGKVEFKAPLVVAPPTYNIVDELKAEGDWEVLRKYSGFEFDDNAPKAAARTEYENMLYLERPGCNLCMGNQEKASKGDTVMATSTRLFQGRVVEDAEGKKGESLLSSTPVVVLSTILGRTPTIEEYKKAVEGINLTQFAPSHKLLVNN, translated from the coding sequence ATGTCATTAGATAATAACACAAGTCTTTATAAAGAATATCTTAAAGAAATTGAAGATCGTAAAACTCAAGGACTTCATCCAAAACCTATTGATGGAGCTGATTTATTAAACGAAATCATTTCTCAGATTAAAGATATTACTAACGCTGATCGCGAAGATTCTCTTAAGTTTTTTATTTACAACGTAGTTCCAGGAACTACACCTGCAGCTGCTAAAAAAGCTGAATTTTTAAAAGAAATTATTCTAGGTGAATCTGCTGTAAATGAAATTTCTACTGCTTTTGCATTTGAGTTATTATCTCATATGAAAGGCGGACCTTCTATTAAAGTTTTATTAGATTTAGCTTTAGGAAATAATGAGTCAATTGCTAAAGATGCTGCTGAAGTACTTAAAACGCAAGTTTATTTGTATGAAGCAGATACTGACCGCTTAGCAGCTGCTTATAAAGATGGTAGTGCAATAGCTAAAGATATTTTAGAAAGTTATGCAAAAGCTGAATTTTTTACTAAGCTTCCAGAAGTAGCAGAAGAAATTAAAGTTGTAACTTTTATAGCTGGAGAAGGTGATATTTCAACCGATTTGCTTTCGCCAGGTAATCAAGCGCATTCTCGTTCAGATCGTGAATTGCATGGAAAATGTTTTATTTCACCAGCAGCTCAACAAGGAATTGAGGCGCTTAAAGCTCAACATCCAGATAAAAGTGTCATGTTGATTGCAGAAAAAGGAACGATGGGTGTTGGATCATCTAGAATGTCAGGTGTTAATAACGTAGCGCTTTGGTCTGGTAAACAAGCTAGTCCTTATGTTCCTTTTATTAACATCGCACCTATTGTTGCAGGAACAAATGGTATTTCTCCAATTTTCCTTACTACAGTTGATGTAACAGGCGGTATTGGAATTGACTTGAAAAACTGGGTTAAGAAAACAGATGCAAACGGAGAATTAGTTCGTGATGTTAATGGTGATCCAATTTTAGAGCAAGTGTATTCGGTAGCAAGTGGAACGGTTTTGACTATCAATACTAAAACAAAAAAATTATATAGTGGTGATCATGAATTGATTGATATTTCAAGATCATTTACACCTCAAAAAATGGAATTCATCAAAGCTGGTGGTTCTTACGCTATTGTTTTTGGAAAAAAATTACAAACGTTTGCTTCAAAAATGTTGGGTATTGATATTGTACCTGTTTTTGCTCCTTCTAAAGAGGTTTCAATAGCTGGACAAGGATTAACAGCGGTAGAAAAAATATTTAATAAAAATGCAGTAGGAAATACTCCAGGTAAAGTTTTACATGCTAGATCTGATGTACGTGTTACTGTAAATATTGTAGGTTCGCAAGATACAACGGGTTTAATGACTTCTCAGGAATTAGAGTCTATGGCTGCTACAGTAATTTCACCTATTGTTGATGGTGCATACCAATCGGGATGTCATACAGCTTCAGTTTGGGACAATAAATCAAAAGCAAACATTCCAAGATTGATGAAGTTTATGAATGATTTTGGTTTGATTACAGCTCGTGATCCTAAAGGTGTTTATCCTGCAATGACAGATGTTATTCATAAAGTTTTGAATGATATTACAGTTGATGAATGGGCTATTATTATTGGTGGCGATTCACACACTAGAATGTCTAAAGGGGTTGCATTTGGTGCGGATTCTGGAACGGTAGCTCTTGCTTTAGCAACTGGTGAAGCTTCAATGCCTATTCCAGAATCAGTAAAAGTGACTTTTAAAGGTCACATGGAAAATTATATGGATTTCCGTGATGTTGTTCATGCTACTCAGTCGCAAATGTTACAGCAGTTTGGTGGAGAAAATGTATTCCAAGGTAGAATTATTGAAGTGCATATTGGTACACTTACCGCTGACCAAGCATTTACCTTTACAGATTGGACTGCAGAAATGAAAGCTAAAGCTTCAATTTGTATTTCGGAAGACGATACATTAATCGAATCATTGGAAATTGCTAAAGGAAGAATCCAGATTATGATTGATAAAGGCATGGATAATGAAAAGCAAGTTTTAAAAGGATTAATTAATATTGCAAATAAAAGGATTGCTGAAATTAAATCAGGTGAAAAACCTGCATTGACGCCAGATGCAAATGCTAAGTATTATGCTGAAGTGGTAATCGATTTAGATATTATTAATGAACCAATGATTGCTGATCCAGATGTAAATAATGCTGACGTTTCAAAACGTTATACGCATGATACAATTCGACCACTTTCATTTTATGGAGGAACCAAAAAAGTAGATCTTGGATTTATTGGTTCGTGTATGGTTCATAAAGGAGATATGAAAATTTTAGCGCAAATGCTTAAAAATGTAGAAGCGCAAACAGGTAAAGTTGAATTCAAAGCACCTTTAGTAGTCGCTCCACCTACCTATAACATTGTAGATGAATTAAAAGCGGAAGGTGATTGGGAAGTTTTAAGAAAATACTCTGGCTTTGAATTTGATGATAATGCTCCAAAAGCAGCAGCTCGTACAGAATACGAAAACATGTTGTATTTAGAACGTCCTGGTTGTAATCTATGTATGGGTAACCAAGAAAAAGCTTCTAAAGGTGATACAGTTATGGCAACTTCGACTCGTTTGTTTCAAGGTAGAGTTGTGGAAGATGCTGAAGGTAAAAAAGGTGAATCTTTACTTTCATCTACGCCTGTGGTAGTGTTGTCAACAATTTTAGGAAGAACTCCAACAATTGAAGAATATAAAAAAGCTGTAGAAGGTATTAATTTGACACAGTTTGCACCATCACATAAGTTATTAGTGAATAATTAA